A genomic window from Myotis daubentonii chromosome 4, mMyoDau2.1, whole genome shotgun sequence includes:
- the LOC132233072 gene encoding mitochondrial nicotinamide adenine dinucleotide transporter SLC25A51-like, translating to MMDSEAHKKRSSIITSSKQDISPHITDVGERKHYLCGCCAAFSNVAITFPIQKVLFRQQLYGIKTRDAVLQLRRDGFRNLYRGILPPLVQKTTTLALMFGLYEDLSCLLRKHVSTPDVATRSLAAILAGATEAIFTPLERVQTLLQDHKHHDKFTNTYQAFKALRCHGVGEYYRGLMPVLFRNGFSNVLFFGFRGPIKEHLPTATTYSAHLVNDFICGGLLGAMLGILFFPINVVKTRMQSQIGGEFQSFPQVFKIIWLERDRKLTNLFRGAHLNYHRSLISWGIINATYEFLLKIT from the coding sequence ATGATGGATTCAGAAGCTCATAAAAAGAGGTCGTCAATCATAACATCTTCAAAACAAGATATATCACCTCATATTACAGATGTTGGTGAAAGGAAACATTATTTGTGTGGCTGCTGTGCAGCTTTCAGCAACGTAGCGATCACATTTCCCATTCAGAAGGTCCTCTTTCGGCAACAGCTGTATGGAATCAAAACCAGGGATGCAGTGCTTCAGTTGAGGAGGGATGGATTTCGAAACTTGTATCGCGGAATTCTTCCCCCATTAGTGCAGAAGACAACCACACTGGCGCTTATGTTTGGTCTGTATGAGGATTTGTCTTGCCTGCTCCGTAAGCATGTCAGTACCCCAGATGTTGCAACCCGTAGCCTGGCAGCAATACTTGCAGGGGCAACAGAAGCAATTTTCACTCCGTTGGAAAGAGTTCAGACACTGCTTCAAGACCACAAGCATCATGATAAATTTACAAACACTTACCAGGCCTTCAAGGCGCTGAGATGCCACGGAGTTGGAGAGTACTATCGAGGCCTGATGCCTGTGCTTTTCCGCAACGGGTTCAGCAACGTCCTGTTTTTTGGCTTTCGGGGTCCCATTAAGGAGCACCTGCCGACCGCCACAACCTACAGCGCGCATTTGGTCAATGATTTTATCTGTGGAGGTCTATTGGGTGCCATGTTGGGAATCTTGTTTTTTCCAATTAATGTTGTAAAAACTCGCATGCAGTCTCAGATTGGAGGGGAATTTCAGTCTTTTCCCCaagttttcaaaataatctgGTTAGAACGAGACAGGAAACTGACAAATCTTTTCAGAGGTGCCCATCTAAATTACCACCGGTCCCTCATCTCTTGGGGAATAATCAATGCAACTTATGAATTCCTGTTAAAAAttacatga
- the LOC132232343 gene encoding histone deacetylase complex subunit SAP18-like → MCPLLLLLRVFTTNNGRHHRKDKFSCGNVPSSELQIYTWMDATLKELTSSVKQVYPEARKKGTHFNFAIVFTDMKRPGYRGKEIGSTMSGRKGTDDSMTLQSQKFQIGDYLDIVITPRIGHHLLQSA, encoded by the coding sequence ATGtgcccgctgctgctgctgctgcgtgtCTTCACCACCAACAACGGGCGCCACCATCGCAAGGACAAGTTCTCCTGCGGGAACGTGCCGTCCAgtgagctgcagatctacacctgGATGGATGCAACCTTGAAAGAACTGACTAGTTCAGTAAAACAAGTCTACCCAGAAGCTAGAAAGAAGGGCACGCACTTCAACTTTGCAATTGTTTTTACGGATATGAAAAGGCCTGGCTACCGGGGGAAGGAGATCGGCAGCACCATGTCGGGGAGAAAGGGGACTGATGATTCCATGACCCTGCAGTCGCAGAAGTTTCAGATAGGAGATTATCTGGACATAGTGATCACCCCTCGAATTGGGCACCACCTCCTTCAGAGCGCGTGA